In Dendropsophus ebraccatus isolate aDenEbr1 chromosome 14, aDenEbr1.pat, whole genome shotgun sequence, the following proteins share a genomic window:
- the HM13 gene encoding minor histocompatibility antigen H13 isoform X2, which yields MAELEPAALHNESDAAVNGTGRLGSPEGTALAYGSLLGMALLPIFFGAMRSVTCARGKNASDMPETITSRDAARFPIIASCTLFGLYLFFKIFSQEYINLLLSMYFFILGVLALAHTISPAMNRLFPENFPNKQYQLLFTQGSGDSKEEIVNYEFDTRDLVCLVISGVVGVWYLLKKHWIANNLFGLAFALNGVELLHLNNVSTGCILLGGLFIYDIFWVFGTNVMVTVAKSFEAPIKLVFPQDLLEKGLEANNFAMLGLGDIVIPGIFIALLLRFDISLKKNSHTYFYTSFLAYIFGLALTIFVMHTFKHAQPALLYLVPACIGFPLLVALVKGEITEMFSYESSAELLPHTPRLSHFPVVSGSPASLAESMQQKSCSPRRRRQLHPSSM from the exons ATGGCGGAGCTGGAGCCCGCGGCTCTGCACAATGAGAGCGATGCTGCTGTGAACGGCACCGGGAGGCTGGGAAGCCCGGAGGGGACGGCGCTGGCGTACGGCAGCCTGCTGGGGATGGCGCTGCTGCCCATCTTCTTCGGAGCAATGAGAAGCGTAACCTGTGCCCGGGGGAAG AACGCATCGGACATGCCGGAGACCATCACCAGCAGGGATGCCGCCCGCTTCCCCATCATCGCCAGCTGCACCCTCTTCGGGCTTTACCTGTTTTTTAAA ATCTTCTCCCAGGAGTATATTAACCTCTTACTGTCCATGTATTTCTTCATCCTGGGGGTCTTGGCTCTGGCGCACACTATAAG CCCGGCCATGAACAGACTCTTCCCAGAAAACTTCCCCAACAAACAGTATCAGCTGCTCTTCACTCAGGGCTCAGGGGACAGTAAGGAAG AGATTGTAAATTACGAGTTTGACACCCGGGACTTGGTGTGTCTGGTGATCAGCGGAGTAGTCGGGGTCTGGTACCTCCTGAAGAAG CACTGGATCGCCAATAACCTCTTTGGTTTGGCGTTTGCCCTCAATGGGGTTGAGCTTCTGCATCTGAACAACGTCAGTACCGGCTGCATCCTGCTGGGGGGGCTCTTCATCTATGACATCTTCTGG gtTTTTGGGACCAACGTAATGGTGACTGTGGCCAAATCTTTTGAGGCACCAATAAAAT TGGTGTTTCCTCAGGATCTGCTGGAGAAGGGACTTGAAGCCAATAATTTTGCTATGTTGGGACTGGGGGATATTGTCATTCCAG GAATCTTCATCGCTCTGTTACTCCGCTTTGACATCAG TTTGAAGAAGAATTCTCACACTTACTTTTACACCAGCTTCCTGGCGTACATCTTTGGCCTGGCCCTGACCATATTTGTGATGCACACCTTCAAACACGCTCAG CCGGCGCTCCTCTACCTGGTCCCCGCCTGTATCGGCTTCCCTCTGCTTGTGGCCCTGGTGAAAGGAGAGATCACAGAGATGTTTAG CTATGAGTCCTCTGCGGAACTTCTACCTCACACTCCACGCCTCTCTCACTTTCCGGTGGTTTCTGGATCTCCCGCCAGCCTGGCCGAATCCATGCAACAAAAATCCTGTTCCCCCCGCCGCAGGCGGCAGCTCCACCCCAGCTCCATGTGA
- the HM13 gene encoding minor histocompatibility antigen H13 isoform X1: MAELEPAALHNESDAAVNGTGRLGSPEGTALAYGSLLGMALLPIFFGAMRSVTCARGKNASDMPETITSRDAARFPIIASCTLFGLYLFFKIFSQEYINLLLSMYFFILGVLALAHTISPAMNRLFPENFPNKQYQLLFTQGSGDSKEEIVNYEFDTRDLVCLVISGVVGVWYLLKKHWIANNLFGLAFALNGVELLHLNNVSTGCILLGGLFIYDIFWVFGTNVMVTVAKSFEAPIKLVFPQDLLEKGLEANNFAMLGLGDIVIPGIFIALLLRFDISLKKNSHTYFYTSFLAYIFGLALTIFVMHTFKHAQPALLYLVPACIGFPLLVALVKGEITEMFRYEEKPKDSDKDEQEKKED; encoded by the exons ATGGCGGAGCTGGAGCCCGCGGCTCTGCACAATGAGAGCGATGCTGCTGTGAACGGCACCGGGAGGCTGGGAAGCCCGGAGGGGACGGCGCTGGCGTACGGCAGCCTGCTGGGGATGGCGCTGCTGCCCATCTTCTTCGGAGCAATGAGAAGCGTAACCTGTGCCCGGGGGAAG AACGCATCGGACATGCCGGAGACCATCACCAGCAGGGATGCCGCCCGCTTCCCCATCATCGCCAGCTGCACCCTCTTCGGGCTTTACCTGTTTTTTAAA ATCTTCTCCCAGGAGTATATTAACCTCTTACTGTCCATGTATTTCTTCATCCTGGGGGTCTTGGCTCTGGCGCACACTATAAG CCCGGCCATGAACAGACTCTTCCCAGAAAACTTCCCCAACAAACAGTATCAGCTGCTCTTCACTCAGGGCTCAGGGGACAGTAAGGAAG AGATTGTAAATTACGAGTTTGACACCCGGGACTTGGTGTGTCTGGTGATCAGCGGAGTAGTCGGGGTCTGGTACCTCCTGAAGAAG CACTGGATCGCCAATAACCTCTTTGGTTTGGCGTTTGCCCTCAATGGGGTTGAGCTTCTGCATCTGAACAACGTCAGTACCGGCTGCATCCTGCTGGGGGGGCTCTTCATCTATGACATCTTCTGG gtTTTTGGGACCAACGTAATGGTGACTGTGGCCAAATCTTTTGAGGCACCAATAAAAT TGGTGTTTCCTCAGGATCTGCTGGAGAAGGGACTTGAAGCCAATAATTTTGCTATGTTGGGACTGGGGGATATTGTCATTCCAG GAATCTTCATCGCTCTGTTACTCCGCTTTGACATCAG TTTGAAGAAGAATTCTCACACTTACTTTTACACCAGCTTCCTGGCGTACATCTTTGGCCTGGCCCTGACCATATTTGTGATGCACACCTTCAAACACGCTCAG CCGGCGCTCCTCTACCTGGTCCCCGCCTGTATCGGCTTCCCTCTGCTTGTGGCCCTGGTGAAAGGAGAGATCACAGAGATGTTTAG ATACGAGGAGAAGCCGAAGGATTCAGACAAAGACGAGCAAGAAAAAAAGGAGGACTGA